The following is a genomic window from Falco cherrug isolate bFalChe1 chromosome 9, bFalChe1.pri, whole genome shotgun sequence.
CAGAGTCATGTTTGTTTACAGTTGCGTTGTACTGGGCAGGGTAAGCGTTAGCCATATTACAGTTTTTTAGGGACATAGCTGTTCCCAGCTTTTGCACAGCTTTACTGCAGGctcttgtttctgaaaaagcatGGCCAGGAGGCAGGTGACAAGGTTCATTGCTTTCAAAATTGTCATCCAGGTGTAATGAGTTACAGGTGTCACCATCATGTGCTTTTTGGTACAGAAGATGGCAGTTACCAGTAAATCCTTCACTTTCAAGCTTTATTGATCCAGAATGGCTGGCACAGTCGTATTTAAATACAAGTTCACTCTTTTTAACAGTCTTTTGTCTGTGTTTCACACCAATTGTTTTTACCGGGTTAATATTGGCTGTATAATTTGAAAgactgacattttgaaattcatttgCTGTTTGGTCCAATAACTCACATGCAGTGTCAGCTTTGCACCTGCAATACTCATCTTTCAGATGTAACACAAATTTTGCATCTTCCTTGCACACATTGTTATCTTCAGTGTAGGAGCAAGGAGATTTTTTAACATccccaggatttttttttactcttcttctttctatgttttcttcagaaatattacTCTCCAGAAAGTATTTACTTTTATTATCTATTTGCAAAGTACTGCCTTGCAGGTAACTAAAGTTTTCACTTAAACTGTCTTTCTTTAGTTGGAGGGAAGACCTATTAGCATGGAGTAGCTTGTTTTGCTTAGCTTTCACAGCCTGTGTTTCAGTGGCCAGCTGTTCAGTTTCATAGTCAAAGGGTTTTGAGGAGTCCAAGGACTGCGGCCTTTGTAAAGCCCTTTCTTGCTTTCGAATCCGGGACTTCAGCTGACTGTTAATTGTACCTTTGTACCCTTTCACATAAAAGTTGCGTCTCCATGACATACCTTGAAAAGGGTTCTTAATTTGTCTTTTATATATGACACAGGATTCCATGGCTACATTGGATGACTGTTGGTTTCTGGTAGGCAGTGAAAGGTTCTCTTCCAGCTTCTCATTTTGGGATGTTAGCTCATGTATGTGAGATTTCCTGTTGCTTCTGCTaatctgcttctctttctttgatttggttttcctcgtgtgttttgctgttttactTTGTGTCTTTTGAATACAATCCTTTGAAAGATGGTTTTGCCTGACTACTGACACTTCAGCCAAGGTACCCTTACTGATAtactttttctgctcctcaaaCTTCTGCATAAATATTGTGTGTTTAATCAAATTATCAACTGTAAGGGCAGGGTTAATACGCTTGACAATTTCATGCTCAATATCACGTGGAATATTATCTAAATCATCTTCATCCCTGACTGGCCACTCCTTGGGAGGAAACTGGGCTGAAAAAGTCGAGTACTGCttcttatgtttttctttttttgaagtgcTTCTCCAGAAAAGgccaaaaccaaaccttttgcttttcagtttctctttcacAGATGTCACCGATTTTATGGTGTCCCAGGAATGGTTTTCAGCAGATGTGGAAATGCCTTGAGTTTGAATTGAAAGGTTCAATTCACTGCAGCCTTTTTTACCTCCTCCATTAGGTTCATGGTTCATTGACTGCTGTTGTCTTTGTTCACAGAGCATACTCTGGTCAGGGAAACAATGGCAGGATCTGTAACGGGATACCGcaggaatgttttctttcactagGTCTGCATAGCGCTCAGTGTTTACCAGGTAAGTGAGAGAAGGTGATGAACAGGAACAGCTGTCCTCCAGTGGGACCCTTCTATTGTCTTCTGTGGCATCATTTGTGATAAAGTATGTGTTGGGAGTCACAATGAAGTATCCTTCTCCCGTATGatagattttcctttctttaattaGAGTGCCAAGGATATTATATAAGATTTTGTGGGAGGGAACTGGAATGCCTACAACAAAGATACAGATGTTTCACATCAGGAAtaagttttcaaataaaatgggAGCTGGCCAAAAAATAACTTACATACAACAGATCTGGAAGCAACAGAACATGAAATACCCAAAGTATGTAGTTCACAGGATTCCAAAAGAAGTTTGAAACTGACCTGGCAGCTGGAGTTTGAGTAAGGCATACTCAATTTCAACATGAAAGTGTCCAGTATCACCTGACAAAACGCAGGATTTTCTTAATACATCACTACTCTGCTGAGCTCCAAAGCCTGCATGACATCTTGgggccagcacaggctgcagccctaAGGCAGGGAGAGCTCTTCTGGGCCAGCCAGATGAGGGCAGCACAGAAACATCATCCAAACGCGTGCTCTGGTAGGTGAAATCCTGCCGGCGTCTTACAGATCGGTAAAACTCAATCTTTAACTGCCGCGGCCATTCCTCACTGATGAGGCAAGTTACCCCTGAGGAAGAAGGTACAGGCTAGCTGTGTTTCTGGTTGTCACTACGGCACTGTTGTGATGGAGCTTAGGATGTTCTTGAAATAAACAAGGATGTTCTCTTTGTGTTTGTCAGGATATGGCATTCATGAGAGAGACCTTTCAGGTACAAACCAAACCATGTGCTGTTCAAAGCATTTCTCTTTTGGCAGGTTATTTAACAGTGCCTTTTATCACTCTCCCTGAAGCTTCTGGTGTAATTTTGTCAGATGACAGTTCCTTACCTCACTGGGACTAGTCTTGGCTACTGTTTTTCCCTTCAAGTGTCACAGTCCCAGAGTCTAGTGATCTGATCTACTGCCCCAGGCTTCTGCTGATCTCCTGCCTAAAGGAATGAAAACTTCCAGCaaggagaaaacacagcaagaaataCACTTTCTCCCTACAAACTTTGGGAGTGCCACTTCTGGCTGACCTAGAAATGCTATCTTGTGGTTGTCTCAGCGCATGTATGAACTGTATCACGTTCCTGGTAGGATTCTGGGCCAGTTTATGGGGTTGCATCAAAGTTTTGCCCAGCAGTGAAAATGCCTACCAGATCAACCTGTaacattttcagagctgtaaGATTAAGAAGACTCAAAAAAAGGAAGCTCAGTATCAAACAAAGCGATTTCCTGCAGAGGGCCCTAATAAGCCTTTACAAAGtctcacatgcacacagacacacacatttCAATATTGCACATCTAAGGGAAACAGAACGTTTTTCagattgaaaagaaaacacagcatttaaGGGAAGTGGCTGCTACCCCATCAGAAGAGAAGGATTACAGCCCATTTAGTGTAAGTAATTTGCTTTCAGGAAGGAAGGGGATGGGATTTGACCAATGAACCTGAATTTGAGGCcagttgtattttttaatagcaaacatCAGATGTAGACTTCTATCCAGTCCCTTTGCTGTCAAAGTCAGCTATTTGCCTGTCTCTTAAAGGAGggctcaatttttttttgtgatctgACACAGTCTATTTTATGCTGTTCCCTATCTGGCACCTAAATACCTCATATCCATGCTTTCCCACCCTCTGAAAGGGCATACTCTCCAACATGCTACTGCACTCAATTCCCTCTTATTCTGAAGatttaataaaatctgtaaaaagCATTACAGTCAAGGCAATGTTAGCAACACTCACAAACTGATAAGGAATATGCACATTCGTATATTCTACCAGTTGCCTGTTAATTTACATTCTTTCATATTGCCAGCTTTGCCTGTAAACATTCAGTGATCACTTGCCCAATACCAGAACCTCAAGCTTGATGATACAGTCACTTTTTAAAGGAGGGAGAAGTAAATACATTACCTGGATAGTTTTTCACTAACTGCTCCATTAAAGTTTCCTGTGTGACCATCGCATGATCTGCATTCATGTCTGATATGGTACGGCATATTCCTTCTGCCAGAGGAATAGAGTGTGACTGTGAGAGGGGATTCATGAGAACAGGGATTCACATCACCTGAAGAccaggggggaaagaaaaagaaaagaaaaaaaaaagattgtttgaATGGAATAGTGTTTTGCTGTGacagtttttcactgaaaagatcTTGTGTTGCCTTGGAACAAGCACCTTATCCTCAGCTAATTTTCTTTGGCAAATTACTTGGAAATATTTCTCAGAGAAGGGAAATTGCACTAGCACTTTTCAAGTGCCTTTGTaataaaggaaacagaaggTTACCTTAAGCACATTAGTTTGTTTGGTATTAAATTCCAGCTTAAACCATCATTTAGCTTAATAAACAGGGAGCTGAGACGAAAGTTATGTCTGATGACTGCTGACTTTTTAGATGACTGTTTACATATGAAACCATGCAGAACCTGTTTTTCTCCAAGCAGTTAATGGAAAAGGTCAACATCAAATAATCTAGGTACAATGTCTTTTCACTGAGTCTCAGAatgcaggggaggggaggaaagacCAGCAACAAACTTTGTCCCTTGTCTAGCACataaatttaaatagaaatggtaaaaattccatttttagaCTGGGCTTTAGAACTAGAGATTATCTACTAGACTGGGCAGAGGGCAAAAACTCTTGTTACAACTGCATGCATTTTTTAGGCTACCATCACCATCTCCCCTGGTGAGAGATATTAACATTGTCCCTGTTATGCATGATGAAAATAGAAGCTCAGAGGGGCTGAGAGTGTGGTCCAGGTTCCTCAGTAACTCTACAGCCCCAGGCCAGGGGGCTGAAAAGGGTCTTAGTCCTTCACCTCAACTCCTCCATccataaaacacaaaaataaacactgctctctctcccctttccaAGACAGCAAGACCAGTAAGAGGAAGCCCAGCAAGTACTTCTGACGTGGTACCAGTGAATGATGtaggaaaacctgaaataagtattttccCTGAAAGTGGATGACAAAGCAGGGACTCACCTGAGGTCTCTGCGTGCGTACAATAAGACAATGACCGCATACAccttctcagagaaaaaaaaactttcttctttctttttgcttagaCTGATCGTCTGTTCCCACTGCCTGGTGGTATTCTGTGCTTCCTTGTTCTGTGTAGCGCAGAAAGCCCCTGGGTATCCTCAGtgccagagcaggcagaaggcagctgggACTCCTGGTTACTTCACAAGGCAAAACCTAGTGTTAAATGCTAACAGTAATTTTCCCCCAAGTAAGAAGTGACATTTTAGATTATGTGATATTCACGTTTAACTAAACTGCAATTGGATAATCTGTTGGATGACTCTGTAACCTGATATTTATCCTTTAGGTTGAAAACTGCAATACAAACATTTATCTGAGTGAATGAATTAAGCAACAGCACTTTGAAGAGCTTAAATTGCTCTTGACCTTTGTTTTACAACTCCTGCTATGTTCAACAAAaagcactcagaaaaaaaatcctggcaTACAGTTTCCTCAGTGATGTTGCTAGGATACTCCTTGCAGGTGCAGAAACCATTGCAAGCTTTCTTTTTGTATGGGAAAAGACCATCAGCATTTAGTAATAACTCTTGCAAACAGTTTGCTGTCTAAAGTCTCTGCTGTGCCACTACCAGTTTTACCATTTACTCCTGCAGAGCACCAAACTGCTAAGGAGTAAACCACCAAGAataatcaaaatgttttaattatctTTGTTATTATCATTATTCTCTTGCTATCATTGTCTGCATCTGTCTCGCAACCTCAAATCCCATGTCTCCATTTGGGGAAGGCCCTTTCAGAATAACATTTTAAGCAAAGCATTAAGCAAAAGCTAGCTTGatcctgaagggaaaaaaaccaacaacactAAAACAcaaatctgtttaaaattatcATTGCAGATAATAATGCCAGAGTGTGTGCATGCTAACAACATGAATATTAGATACCATTCCCTCctgactttgaaataaaatctgaaatagtGAAAGCAAGAATTAGATCATTGGCAACCTTGATAAGCAATGTGGGAAAAAGCCCAGGCAGCACCCTACAGGTGTCTATccatttcttattaaaaatttttttatttacatgccATAGCTAAATAACTGATGCAGTTGTGCTTTGGATGTTCTCCTAATTTTGATAGAAATACATAAAAGCTGCATCCCTTAGATTTGCACAGGGAGCAGTCTTAAGGATTTCTGCAAACTGTCTTATAGGCCTGATGCAAAATCACCAAGATGCTGTGCTTGTTAAAGCTCTTCGGTATCTGTCCCTTAACAGCTcaaaaaagactgcaaaatcctctgcctccttccctaTTCTACGTAAATTGTCTGATGAGAATCATCTTCCTGGTTTCCTCATAGTTTTTAGGAAGGACTTGTTTATGCCTGTGTGCAGGGTACCTGTCAGAAGTCATGGAACTCCAGCTAATCCTCTTGATTGTTTAAATACAGCACAGTTCCCATTTCACACTCTGCAGCTCTTGCGGAATCATATTTACCAATGCCAATCTAGGCAGCTTGCCAGTACTCATGTATTATTATCCCCAATGCCAATCTAGGCATCTTGCCAGTACTCCTGTATTATTATCCTTCAGTTTGGTTTACCTATCTATTCAAACTGCTCATTACCTGGACACCTGAAACCCCAGAATACCCTTTTGGAGCACCTGTCAGTCACAGTGTGGGGAAGTCATCTGTAATGTGAGCATCAGATAATAAAACAGCGCACAGTAAAGCCTCTGGGTATTCTTGACTAGTACAAAGTGATTTCTTGTTCCATCTCTGTAATGTGAACTTTATCATTTTTCACTGAGTTGTTTAACAATTGCAGAATTTTTGCATCTTCTGGCTCCAAGAAAAATCACATACAATAAAAGTTTTGCCCAGGTAAAAATCTGGCTAGTTCTGGGGAAGTGAACAGAGGCATTTTATTACAATAGCACTCCATTTACTTCTTAAAAGTTTGGGTAATCACTTTATATAACAATAAAGGGTTAACAATAAATTAAttccagggaagaaaaacacaaatgcaaacCAAGAATAAACTCCCTTATATGATTCCACTTAAATCTGTAGAGACAGAGAAGACACAGCATGTGGAAACAAGattcacttttctgttttgtagatGGAAAGATCTATCTTGGAATTGCTTTTTATGCTTATTAAGCTGAACATAGAAAAGATCCCACAGGTCCTGTGGCTCTTTGCATGAGAGCCCTAGCACATTTGATGTACTTCACTTTTTGCAGAAATGCACCAGGAAAGCCATATGGCAGTAGTTGTGCTAGTACTGCAAGGCTTCTGCTTTCTATAGACTCGAGCACATCGTGTTGGCATTTTATagcaaaaattacattttataattACGGATGAAACATTTTAAGGAACAAAAAGTTAACAAGATCATTGTAACAAGTTGGGAACTGTAGCAAAACACTTTTTGAACATTAATGAAGATTTTATGAGATGTTTCCTTGCTAAAGAATGAATATGCTATGTAGCttacaaatacagaattaagatcattaaaacattttcagttttaagtatATAACAGGGAAGCTTTATTTTGGCACAAATATTGCATACTAGATCCTGTTTTCAGGAACATCCTTTTACTAAAGCAAAGAGTAAACAGTTCAATTGCGTTAAAACTGTCAAATCTCGTAACATGTTTAAATCTGATACTGAAACAAAAGCTGTCAGGAACAGCAGACGGTAtctttctgttgtttattttgtaCAGCACtcaaagagagaaatgaaacaattaaGTGTCAGTGAAGGTCACTGACACTTCTTCAGTTAACATTAAAGAAGAAGCTACAAACACACCAACATGTCAGATTTCTGTCCCTACTGATTCCTGCCAGAACAGACACTTCCAGATCAGGACAATTAGGCAAATAATGTCCTCCGTTTGAACTCAGTTGCTGGTTTTGGtcgggtttttttgtttgtctgggttttcttggcttttgggtggttttgtttgttttgttggttttttttacaaacagaGGATGATGCCATGCaacttgtaaaaaaataaaccccaacaaaacccactttTTCTGCCTTCCCAACAATATCCAAAAGTCTAGTCCCAACTGCAAGTGTTATGAACTTCTAGAAATATGACCTGTAAAGGCTTTTTGATGTTCCTAGCCAAGAGCCATTAAATCCTTACTCTAATCTTAGggctctcttttctttcattagcaataaaaaaacccatcacaGGCAGATATggtaaaaacaaagcaagattCAAGAAGAAAGGCAAGAGCTCTCTTCTGCAATCTCGGTTCAAGCCCCCAGATAGGAACAAGTTACACAGCAGACACCGGCACGTTCAGTGTGGTAGTTTTCCTTAAGCCAAGCACAGTGGGAAAGTTTTTACCATTTACTGATCTTCAGAGAGATCAACCTTTTCAACACTTAGTGAGGGCACTGACTTGTCCACTTGAATGCTCCACGTACATCTTGGGAGGAGGTTTCAAGCTCCAAAGATCCTGACTGAACACATGAGCAAGCACGCAGCAgactgtttaaaagaaaagagcacTTCTGTTTGCTTGAAGATTAGCAGGCAAGATGTCCAGTGGAGATCTGTGTTTCACCTCCAATGGCTGGCAAAGCAGCCAACAAGcaaaaacatacaaacacacCTGCCTTGGGGCATTCCTGCTGCTCACTGCATAGCTGGCAGAGAAATTGAACTATAAGCAAAAGCActcaagataattttttttcacatacttTTAGCATGCTGATAGCTTTTAAGTCAATTCACATATGGCACTGAACATAACCAGCACAGCTGAGAGCAAGGAATATCATCTTTAGTCATTGCAGCATTCAGTGTCAGGCTTGATTATGAAAGACAAATTGATTCAAAAGCTTCATTgcagggaaatgaaaagaacacaaaatgaaacagtcCCAGGCAAGTTGCAAAACTGTCAATGACTAGCCCATGGAGCCAAACAACAGAACAAGAATAAACAAGTCACAGGCAACATCTCTGGCACCTTTCACTGTCTGCAGGTGCTGCCATCCACCGCTACTGGAATTCGACACAAGTATGTCTTTTCCACTTGGCCTGGTCCAAAAAAGTCACTTCACAACCCTGGCATTTCTCCACTGAAACAGACCTGCCTTTTCCTTGCTCCTGGCCTTGTCCTCTCTTCTGCAATAAATCTCAGACCATCCAAACAACTCTTTAATGTCAAACCTTTGTTCTAAGCAGAAAGCGTTACTGGGTGTCAGTTAGGTACTTACCTATACAGCAAAAGGCTTATATAAAACCATCATGCAGTTGTGTGTTCCTGTGCCTGTTCAGCTAAAGGTCAGCTCCAACGGCTGCAATATTCCCAGGGCTGACTTCTCTGCCTG
Proteins encoded in this region:
- the STOX1 gene encoding storkhead-box protein 1, producing the protein MNPLSQSHSIPLAEGICRTISDMNADHAMVTQETLMEQLVKNYPGIPVPSHKILYNILGTLIKERKIYHTGEGYFIVTPNTYFITNDATEDNRRVPLEDSCSCSSPSLTYLVNTERYADLVKENIPAVSRYRSCHCFPDQSMLCEQRQQQSMNHEPNGGGKKGCSELNLSIQTQGISTSAENHSWDTIKSVTSVKEKLKSKRFGFGLFWRSTSKKEKHKKQYSTFSAQFPPKEWPVRDEDDLDNIPRDIEHEIVKRINPALTVDNLIKHTIFMQKFEEQKKYISKGTLAEVSVVRQNHLSKDCIQKTQSKTAKHTRKTKSKKEKQISRSNRKSHIHELTSQNEKLEENLSLPTRNQQSSNVAMESCVIYKRQIKNPFQGMSWRRNFYVKGYKGTINSQLKSRIRKQERALQRPQSLDSSKPFDYETEQLATETQAVKAKQNKLLHANRSSLQLKKDSLSENFSYLQGSTLQIDNKSKYFLESNISEENIERRRVKKNPGDVKKSPCSYTEDNNVCKEDAKFVLHLKDEYCRCKADTACELLDQTANEFQNVSLSNYTANINPVKTIGVKHRQKTVKKSELVFKYDCASHSGSIKLESEGFTGNCHLLYQKAHDGDTCNSLHLDDNFESNEPCHLPPGHAFSETRACSKAVQKLGTAMSLKNCNMANAYPAQYNATVNKHDSGEHGCKESASFAESIDGSKEYPRDFTEESCLCSQVLAIGHREEEETSLAECTKASTVADFCHTNEADSDADALQVFSYDTEVAACCALHSQAKELSNPLGKKRLFLKDACTMISGQNSEGPENHSITGDSGIDSPRWTERKMKLPAKF